One region of Salvia miltiorrhiza cultivar Shanhuang (shh) chromosome 3, IMPLAD_Smil_shh, whole genome shotgun sequence genomic DNA includes:
- the LOC131014412 gene encoding uncharacterized protein LOC131014412: MGTPLSAGFRDKGALNLPSVSANFEKPQKPHTINILNSPSRSSPSSGNGAANTASPSVAGNARISYANATVKRPVKRPDLAAHVFHDLRPTKEGDQFSLKIPNALYLEEVKAFEHALTGRLLLGKGDKPRSTMELKSELQQLWGIVSAWQLIPLGKGYYTLRFTTATDKAIAKEKAIWELSKGNLRLWEWTCNFDPFKENSPLANVWVRIHYLPIEYWNPQIISGIGRFLGHPLKIDGASAGRDFGQFARILVEIDMSLPLPHIMLIDMEEFSFHVEFVFENLPLYCGRCKITGHSPNGCHKNKSVAPGEAKDTNTALPKQPQSITQKSQPHPEWQQVGGRQQVGKEPVVAESEQVGSKITEPQKLLGNSFGSLVAEDVEEENLEVVDEDIVVESTERRLAASPRKDLEGRNDDFDCEASGLQKKDLALDNTIRAQRLEHELEKTPNSLASPAGENTETDSPILPGANGGAVVEQHSVVRTEDSATQSYPTPVDVEKQTNPTPDEMASRIIRLEEQVNQGMQLLSEQKRGRGSPKGSVKGREPVHAIPEGCIKSRLRNAEEMGYKPREFVVDLTNRPSMIAMNNVVHGRWSNDMDDYPEFQY, from the coding sequence ATGGGCACTCCTCTGTCAGCCGGATTTCGCGACAAGGGAGCCCTTAACCTCCCCTCCGTTTCTGCGAATTTTGAAAAGCCACAAAAGCCACACACCATAAATATTCTCAACTCTCCAAGTCGGTCTTCCCCTTCATCAGGCAACGGCGCGGCGAATACTGCAAGCCCTAGCGTGGCTGGAAACGCTAGGATTTCTTATGCGAACGCCACTGTGAAGCGACCTGTTAAGCGGCCGGATTTAGCAGCCCATGTGTTTCACGATTTGCGTCCAACGAAGGAGGGAGATCAATTCTCCCTGAAAATACCAAATGCTTTATATCTTGAGGAGGTTAAAGCTTTTGAGCACGCGTTGACAGGACGTCTCCTGCTGGGGAAAGGCGATAAGCCACGTTCTACTATGGAATTGAAATCGGAACTTCAACAACTTTGGGGTATAGTTTCTGCTTGGCAGTTGATTCCGTTGGGAAAGGGCTATTATACACTCCGATTTACTACAGCGACTGATAAAGCTATAGCGAAGGAGAAGGCGATCTGGGAACTCTCGAAGGGGAATCTTCGGCTCTGGGAGTGGACTTGCAATTTTGATCCGTTCAAGGAAAACTCTCCTTTGGCTAACGTGTGGGTCAGAATTCATTACCTTCCAATCGAATACTGGAATCCACAAATTATCTCTGGCATTGGACGTTTCTTGGGCCACCCCTTGAAGATCGATGGTGCGTCGGCAGGAAGAGATTTTGGACAGTTCGCCCGCATTCTTGTTGAAATAGATATGTCTCTTCCTCTCCCTCATATTATGCTTATTGATATGGAGGAGTTCTCATTTCATGTGGAATTTGTTTTCGAAAATCTTCCCCTTTATTGTGGTCGTTGCAAGATTACGGGACATTCTCCCAATGGATGCCACAAGAACAAATCGGTGGCGCCGGGGGAGGCAAAGGATACAAATACTGCGCTGCCGAAACAGCCGCAATCGATTACCCAGAAATCACAGCCACATCCGGAGTGGCAGCAGGTTGGTGGAAGGCAGCAGGTTGGGAAGGAGCCGGTAGTGGCTGAATCGGAGCAAGTTGGGTCCAAGATTACTGAACCGCAGAAGTTGTTAGGAAACTCTTTTGGATCCTTGGTGGCAGAAGACGTTGAGGAGGAAAACTTGGAGGTGGTAGATGAGGATATTGTTGTGGAGTCTACAGAGAGACGCCTGGCTGCGAGTCCCAGGAAGGATTTAGAGGGGCGTAATGATGACTTCGACTGTGAGGCCAGCGGCTTACAGAAGAAAGATTTAGCCCTTGATAACACTATCAGAGCACAACGTCTGGAGCATGAGCTGGAAAAAACGCCAAACTCTTTGGCGTCGCCGGCTGGGGAGAACACTGAGACTGATTCTCCTATTCTTCCGGGAGCAAATGGAGGAGCTGTGGTAGAGCAGCATTCGGTAGTTAGGACAGAAGATTCAGCGACCCAATCCTATCCTACTCCGGTTGATGTTGAGAAGCAGACCAATCCTACTCCGGATGAGATGGCGAGTCGTATaattaggttagaggagcaggttaatcaggggatgcagttgctctcggagcagaagcgcggacgtggtaGCCCAAAGGGCTCGGTAAAGGGACGAGAGCCTGTACATGCCATTCCAGAAGGTTGTATTAAAAGccgtctcaggaatgcggaagaaatgggttACAAGCCAAGGGAATTTGTGGTTGACCTCACCAATAGGCCcagtatgattgcaatgaataatgttgTCCATGGGCGTTGGTCGAATGACATGGATGATTATCCTGAGTTTCAGTATTAA